One Mycobacterium marseillense DNA window includes the following coding sequences:
- a CDS encoding DUF732 domain-containing protein, with protein MSPRRLAGGFMASALFGAPLLAGLVWASPAQADAASFLSDMHKDGVHAVSGGDAALLEAGLNICQQISWGAPPAQLQGLALQRSDERQGAGGLSPQQAGDIVVYAMRDLCPS; from the coding sequence ATGTCACCACGTCGTCTAGCTGGCGGTTTCATGGCCTCGGCGCTGTTCGGTGCCCCGCTTCTCGCCGGCCTCGTCTGGGCCAGCCCCGCGCAGGCTGACGCGGCCAGCTTTCTCAGTGACATGCACAAGGACGGCGTCCACGCCGTGAGCGGCGGCGACGCCGCGCTCCTGGAGGCGGGCCTGAACATCTGCCAGCAAATATCGTGGGGCGCCCCGCCCGCGCAGCTCCAGGGCCTGGCGCTGCAGCGTTCCGACGAGCGGCAGGGCGCGGGCGGGCTGAGCCCCCAGCAGGCCGGCGACATCGTCGTCTACGCCATGCGCGATCTGTGCCCGAGCTAG
- a CDS encoding DUF732 domain-containing protein, with protein sequence MAARRLPGRLIGAALTVGPLLVSGIVWAGPARADQAAFLTDLHNAGIHAVDGGDEALLQMGADLCQQLSWGASPQQLEVLAVQRSDADQGAGGINGRQAADVVIFALRDLCPNA encoded by the coding sequence ATGGCGGCACGCAGGCTGCCCGGCCGGTTGATCGGCGCGGCGCTGACGGTGGGTCCACTTCTGGTCTCGGGGATCGTCTGGGCCGGCCCGGCACGCGCCGACCAGGCCGCTTTTCTCACCGACCTGCACAATGCCGGGATCCACGCCGTCGACGGCGGTGATGAGGCGCTGCTGCAGATGGGTGCGGATCTGTGTCAGCAGCTTTCGTGGGGCGCCTCGCCACAGCAGCTGGAGGTGCTGGCCGTGCAGCGCTCCGATGCCGACCAGGGCGCCGGCGGGATCAACGGCCGCCAGGCCGCCGACGTCGTGATCTTCGCGCTGCGCGACCTGTGCCCCAACGCCTAG
- a CDS encoding L,D-transpeptidase has translation MRTGVRGVLAMAGVAASVVATPAGVSLASASLSHGPAVASISPARGEVVGVAHPVVVTFRAPIADRSAAERAVEVKSTPAMTGKFEWLDNKVVQWVPDRYWPAHTTIALTVGEATSEIKTGPAVIGVASISQHTFTVSIDGVEAGPPTQLPAPHHRPHFGEQGVMPASLGRPEYATPVGSYTVLSKEPAVTMDSSSVGIPVDDPNGYLLTVNDAVRITSRGLFVHSAPWAVPSLGLENVSHGCISLSPDDAEWYYNHVNVGDPVIVQE, from the coding sequence ATGCGGACGGGTGTTCGAGGTGTTCTTGCGATGGCGGGGGTTGCTGCGAGTGTGGTCGCCACGCCGGCCGGTGTGAGTCTGGCGTCGGCCAGCCTGTCGCACGGCCCGGCCGTGGCGTCGATTTCACCGGCGCGCGGCGAAGTGGTGGGCGTGGCGCACCCCGTGGTGGTGACGTTCCGCGCCCCCATCGCGGATCGGAGCGCCGCTGAGCGTGCCGTCGAGGTCAAGTCGACGCCCGCGATGACCGGCAAGTTCGAATGGCTCGACAACAAGGTCGTCCAGTGGGTCCCGGACCGATATTGGCCGGCGCACACCACTATTGCGCTGACGGTCGGCGAGGCGACCTCGGAGATCAAAACGGGTCCCGCCGTCATCGGAGTGGCCAGCATCTCGCAGCACACCTTCACCGTGAGCATCGACGGCGTCGAGGCGGGACCGCCCACCCAACTCCCGGCGCCGCACCATCGGCCGCACTTCGGCGAGCAGGGCGTGATGCCGGCCTCGCTGGGCAGGCCGGAATACGCGACGCCGGTCGGCTCGTACACCGTGCTCTCCAAAGAGCCTGCGGTGACCATGGATTCGAGCAGCGTCGGCATCCCCGTCGACGATCCCAACGGCTACCTGCTCACGGTCAATGACGCCGTCCGCATCACCAGCCGCGGCCTGTTCGTGCACTCGGCCCCGTGGGCCGTCCCCTCGCTGGGGCTCGAGAACGTCAGCCACGGCTGCATCAGCCTGAGCCCCGATGACGCCGAGTGGTACTACAACCACGTCAACGTCGGCGACCCGGTGATCGTGCAGGAATAA